A window from Candidatus Neomarinimicrobiota bacterium encodes these proteins:
- a CDS encoding polysaccharide biosynthesis protein, which translates to MNKYFKKSRNLFRFLVVDVVLILGALYLAFLLRFDFSIPEHITNNLFTYLPIILSAKLISFFIFGMYRGMWRYTSISDILNITKASSLGSLLSLAILALIYGLTGFPRSVLFIDYALCTIFLSISRASIRVYFSNLSQTENLLGQSNLMKNKKKLVMIGGGDSAEKIIREIRDNRGMKLVVVGIVDDDGSKVGATIHGIPILGSIEELANLKIPFDEIIICIPTATNVEMRRIVSICKAAGKSYRTVPTFSELIDGKVSMKSVRDVSMVDLLGRKEVELDRSSISNYIYGKRVLVTGAGGSIGSELVRNCLTFDPDLLILLDQSEHNLFKIGRECDQSKHPVSFQPVLGDIRDKTLLHRVFASFQPDVVFHAAAYKHVPMQEEHPWEAILTNIQGTLNLIDASEDYGVNRFVLVSTDKAVNPTNIMGATKRVAEKLIQSKAIDSKVKYMAVRFGNVIGSSGSVIPTFQEQIRNGGPITITDPKMQRYFMSISEAAQLILQAGAMGAGGEIYVLDMGKPVNIKDIAFELIRLSGLEPEKDISIEYIGMRPGEKMFEELRTDEENIIDTGHDKILMMKNGNGSNWDHLLDDVRTVINSARSYDINKVTDELKKFIPAYVPDSRSFNQTIKSSIIDKNFTDNNN; encoded by the coding sequence ATGAATAAATACTTTAAAAAGTCGAGGAACCTATTTAGGTTTTTAGTCGTTGATGTCGTTCTGATTTTAGGAGCACTTTACCTTGCGTTCCTTCTCAGGTTTGATTTTTCGATTCCTGAACATATCACCAATAATCTTTTTACTTATTTGCCCATCATTCTTTCGGCAAAGTTGATTTCTTTCTTTATTTTTGGAATGTATCGGGGCATGTGGCGTTATACCAGTATTTCAGATATTTTGAATATTACAAAAGCTTCATCATTGGGATCTCTCCTGTCCCTAGCAATATTAGCCTTAATTTATGGTTTAACAGGATTCCCAAGGTCGGTATTGTTCATTGACTATGCTCTTTGTACAATATTTTTAAGTATTAGCCGTGCCAGCATTCGAGTTTATTTTAGCAATTTATCTCAAACTGAAAATTTGCTTGGTCAAAGTAATTTGATGAAAAATAAGAAAAAACTAGTCATGATTGGTGGTGGCGACAGTGCTGAAAAAATAATTCGTGAAATTCGTGATAATAGAGGAATGAAGCTCGTCGTTGTTGGAATCGTAGATGATGACGGATCAAAGGTTGGTGCGACCATACACGGCATTCCAATTTTGGGTTCAATTGAAGAACTCGCTAATTTAAAAATACCTTTTGATGAAATCATAATTTGTATTCCAACAGCAACAAATGTTGAAATGCGCAGAATAGTTTCTATTTGTAAAGCTGCGGGCAAGTCTTATAGAACGGTACCAACCTTTTCAGAACTTATCGATGGCAAAGTATCCATGAAATCGGTAAGGGATGTTTCTATGGTCGATTTGTTGGGCAGAAAAGAAGTTGAATTGGATCGTTCTTCAATTTCAAATTATATTTATGGGAAAAGGGTTCTTGTCACGGGCGCCGGGGGATCAATCGGTTCTGAATTGGTTAGAAACTGCCTTACATTTGATCCCGATTTATTAATTTTATTGGATCAAAGTGAACACAACCTATTTAAAATTGGTAGAGAATGTGACCAGAGCAAACATCCTGTTTCATTTCAACCGGTACTGGGAGATATCAGAGACAAAACATTACTCCATCGTGTATTCGCATCATTTCAACCCGATGTTGTGTTTCATGCTGCTGCATATAAACATGTGCCTATGCAGGAAGAACATCCCTGGGAAGCAATTTTAACTAATATTCAAGGCACTTTAAACTTGATTGACGCTTCAGAGGATTATGGTGTAAATCGATTTGTACTGGTTTCTACAGATAAAGCAGTTAATCCGACGAATATTATGGGCGCTACAAAACGGGTCGCGGAAAAATTGATTCAAAGTAAAGCAATTGACTCAAAGGTGAAATACATGGCTGTTCGCTTCGGGAATGTAATTGGTAGCTCCGGGAGTGTTATTCCGACCTTCCAGGAACAGATTAGAAATGGTGGCCCTATTACGATTACAGACCCTAAAATGCAGAGATACTTTATGTCTATTTCTGAGGCAGCACAGCTTATTTTACAAGCAGGAGCCATGGGTGCTGGCGGGGAGATATATGTTCTTGATATGGGCAAACCCGTAAATATTAAAGATATTGCATTCGAACTTATTCGTCTTAGTGGATTAGAGCCGGAGAAAGATATTTCCATTGAATACATTGGAATGCGACCTGGAGAAAAAATGTTTGAAGAACTTCGCACAGATGAAGAAAATATTATTGATACAGGTCATGATAAAATATTAATGATGAAAAATGGTAATGGGAGTAATTGGGATCATT